From a region of the Pseudomonas fulva 12-X genome:
- a CDS encoding iron-containing redox enzyme family protein, producing MTTLMPIFTTSSRSCHFLQAGPARTLYERMLQPQLDDAALSEARSFLEAQLTNASELPCDVPDKPEALLEWMRSAALRTTEAYGHYLQERRQGAPRRYFHNRAHALYFLRHVAPTKLVDGAWLYGLLRHWQELRLRPLLRTYLEELGDGVPAMNHVVLYKQLLAQHGCDELAELEDGHFLQGAQQLALGHLADDYLPEVIGYNLGYEQLPLHLLITSYELTELDIDPYYFQLHVTIDNASSGHAQKAVQAVLENLPLVGDRDEFYRRVMRGYQLNDLGIGSTAVIAAFDLEDELCAMLERKREVATQVHSDYCRIEGRTVNEWLSEPGQVRAFLDALQKRGWIHRDEDPQNSRFWQLVQGERAAMFGVFSAYEQQLLHDWIAGSWAPARRRARPRSRPAATGTEQSVGLGDEAQALQAALRELPARQQTSKLIELMSPASHFTPAGLLATRLFNAYLQ from the coding sequence ATGACGACTTTGATGCCGATTTTCACCACGTCCAGCCGGAGCTGCCATTTCCTCCAGGCCGGCCCCGCCCGCACCCTGTATGAGCGCATGCTGCAGCCGCAGCTGGATGACGCTGCGCTTAGCGAAGCGCGCAGTTTCCTTGAGGCGCAACTGACCAACGCCAGTGAGCTGCCCTGCGATGTTCCTGACAAGCCCGAAGCCCTGCTGGAGTGGATGCGCAGTGCAGCCCTGCGCACCACCGAGGCGTACGGCCACTACCTGCAGGAGCGACGCCAGGGTGCGCCACGGCGTTACTTTCACAATCGCGCCCATGCCCTGTATTTCCTGCGCCATGTCGCGCCCACCAAATTGGTGGACGGCGCCTGGTTATACGGGTTGCTCAGACACTGGCAGGAGCTGCGCCTGCGCCCCTTGCTGCGCACCTATCTGGAAGAGCTGGGCGATGGCGTGCCGGCGATGAACCATGTGGTGCTCTACAAGCAGTTGCTGGCCCAGCATGGCTGCGACGAACTGGCCGAGCTGGAAGACGGGCATTTCCTGCAGGGCGCCCAGCAACTGGCACTGGGGCACCTGGCCGACGACTACCTGCCCGAAGTGATCGGCTACAACCTGGGGTACGAGCAGTTGCCGCTGCACCTCTTGATCACCAGCTATGAGCTGACCGAGCTGGATATCGACCCCTATTACTTCCAGCTGCACGTGACCATCGACAACGCCAGCAGCGGTCATGCCCAGAAGGCCGTGCAGGCGGTGCTGGAAAACCTGCCGCTGGTGGGCGATCGCGATGAATTCTACCGCCGCGTGATGCGTGGCTATCAGCTCAACGACCTGGGCATTGGCTCCACTGCGGTGATCGCCGCCTTCGACCTTGAGGACGAACTCTGTGCGATGCTCGAGCGCAAGCGCGAAGTGGCCACCCAGGTGCATTCCGACTACTGCCGCATCGAAGGGCGCACCGTCAATGAATGGCTCAGCGAGCCCGGCCAGGTGCGCGCCTTTCTCGACGCGCTGCAGAAACGCGGCTGGATTCACCGCGACGAAGACCCGCAGAACAGCCGGTTCTGGCAACTGGTGCAGGGTGAGCGCGCCGCCATGTTCGGCGTGTTCAGCGCCTACGAGCAACAACTGCTGCACGACTGGATCGCCGGCAGCTGGGCACCTGCTCGCAGACGCGCTCGTCCGCGCAGTCGCCCCGCCGCAACTGGTACCGAACAGTCGGTTGGTCTGGGCGATGAAGCTCAGGCGCTGCAGGCCGCCTTGCGCGAACTGCCGGCTCGTCAGCAGACCAGCAAACTGATCGAGCTGATGTCGCCTGCCAGCCACTTTACGCCGGCCGGGTTACTGGCCACCCGCCTGTTCAACGCCTACCTCCAATAA
- a CDS encoding manganese catalase family protein — MFVHNKRLQYTVRVAGPNPGLANLLLEQFGGPQGELAAAMRYFTQGLAEDDAGRKDLLLDIATEELSHLEIIGSIVGMLNKGAKGDLAEAVEEEAALYRSLTEGGNDSHITSLLYGGGPALTNSAGVPWTAAYIDTIGEPTADFRSNIAAEARAKIIYERLINVTDDPGIKDALAFLMTRELAHQKSFEKALHAIQPNFPQGKLPGVPEFTSVYFNMSQGDEDRRGPWNEGDQWEFVADPQPAVDGGDGTAEVMLPAKQAETLLQMAKRTASDPTLDSITGADLGSGAARKPE; from the coding sequence ATGTTCGTACACAACAAGCGATTGCAATACACGGTAAGAGTGGCCGGGCCCAATCCGGGGCTGGCCAATCTGCTGCTCGAACAATTCGGTGGCCCCCAGGGCGAATTGGCAGCGGCCATGCGTTATTTCACCCAGGGCCTGGCTGAAGACGATGCAGGGCGCAAGGATCTGCTGCTGGACATCGCCACCGAAGAGCTCAGCCACCTGGAAATCATCGGCTCGATCGTCGGCATGCTCAACAAGGGCGCCAAGGGTGATCTGGCCGAGGCGGTTGAAGAGGAGGCGGCGCTGTACCGTTCGCTGACCGAGGGCGGCAACGACTCGCACATCACCTCGCTGCTGTATGGAGGTGGCCCTGCGCTGACCAACTCTGCTGGTGTGCCGTGGACGGCGGCCTACATCGACACCATCGGTGAGCCGACGGCAGATTTCCGCTCCAACATCGCCGCTGAGGCCCGAGCCAAGATCATCTACGAGCGGCTGATCAACGTCACCGACGATCCGGGCATCAAGGATGCGCTGGCCTTTCTGATGACCCGTGAGCTGGCGCACCAGAAGTCCTTCGAGAAGGCACTGCATGCCATCCAGCCGAACTTCCCGCAAGGCAAGCTGCCGGGCGTGCCGGAGTTCACCAGTGTGTACTTCAACATGTCCCAGGGTGACGAGGACCGTCGTGGGCCATGGAACGAAGGGGATCAGTGGGAGTTCGTCGCTGACCCGCAACCCGCGGTGGACGGTGGCGATGGCACCGCCGAGGTGATGCTGCCGGCCAAGCAGGCGGAAACTCTGCTGCAGATGGCCAAGCGCACCGCGTCGGATCCGACCCTGGATTCGATCACCGGCGCCGACCTCGGCTCCGGGGCTGCGCGCAAGCCCGAGTAA
- a CDS encoding ferritin-like domain-containing protein, whose amino-acid sequence MTTKHENLVSWLRDAHAMEQQAEQMLTVQKERLNNYPKLRTRIEKHIEETVGQRETLERALTRLGSEPSTLKDMSGKLMAFGQAMGGMMMSDEVVKGAMSGYVFETLEIASYTVLIAAAKAVGDTQTQQDCEAILQQEIAMADWLREHLPELSQAFLDRSDTPGLEAKR is encoded by the coding sequence ATGACCACGAAACATGAAAACCTGGTGAGTTGGCTGCGCGACGCACACGCCATGGAACAACAAGCCGAACAGATGCTGACGGTGCAAAAGGAGCGCCTGAACAATTACCCGAAGTTGCGCACACGCATTGAAAAACATATCGAAGAAACCGTGGGCCAACGCGAGACCCTGGAACGGGCCCTGACCCGCCTCGGCAGCGAACCGTCCACCCTGAAAGACATGAGCGGCAAGTTGATGGCCTTCGGTCAGGCCATGGGCGGCATGATGATGAGCGACGAAGTGGTCAAGGGCGCCATGTCCGGATATGTCTTCGAGACCCTGGAAATCGCCTCCTACACGGTATTGATCGCCGCCGCCAAAGCGGTGGGCGATACCCAGACCCAGCAGGACTGCGAAGCGATCCTGCAGCAGGAAATCGCCATGGCTGACTGGCTGCGCGAGCACTTGCCGGAGTTGAGCCAGGCCTTTCTGGATCGCTCCGATACACCGGGCCTGGAAGCCAAGCGCTAG
- a CDS encoding DUF4142 domain-containing protein codes for MKRTAVLIGATAALLFAFAGLTQAADKVSANDFAEEASAKGIAEIETSKLALDKGSNAEVKKFAQTMIDDHTRANEELKALAKKNNLELSDDADLMNKAKAMILQVRDGENFDEAYANNQVVAHEQAIELYQKAAASDDGEISAWAKKTLPKLEHHLQMAKDLQGKTRQ; via the coding sequence ATGAAACGCACAGCTGTATTGATCGGCGCAACCGCCGCCTTGCTCTTCGCCTTTGCCGGTTTGACCCAGGCAGCCGACAAGGTCAGCGCCAACGACTTTGCCGAAGAAGCCTCGGCCAAGGGCATCGCCGAGATCGAAACCAGCAAGCTGGCGCTCGACAAAGGCAGCAACGCCGAGGTCAAGAAATTCGCCCAGACGATGATCGACGACCACACCCGCGCCAACGAGGAACTCAAGGCCCTCGCCAAGAAGAACAACCTCGAGCTCTCCGACGACGCCGACCTGATGAACAAGGCCAAGGCCATGATTCTGCAGGTACGTGATGGCGAGAACTTCGATGAGGCCTATGCCAACAACCAGGTCGTTGCCCATGAACAGGCCATCGAGCTGTACCAGAAGGCGGCCGCGTCCGACGACGGTGAAATCAGCGCCTGGGCCAAGAAGACCCTGCCCAAGCTGGAACACCACCTGCAGATGGCCAAGGACCTGCAGGGCAAGACACGCCAGTAA
- a CDS encoding OBAP family protein, giving the protein MSARIGAALLPLLAIVPLAGCMATDSHSNVGTEGAPAQADTRLLEAGAATLQTQPPVAALNAYLDGFHFYNGRQEAQMEAHHYCAILSEELIQCVIYDGNVKDAKLMGVEYIISEQLFKTLPEDEKMLWHSHVHEVKSGQLVAPGIPQTAEHALMRKLVRTYGKTWHTWHTDQKKSLPLGVPQLMMGFTADGQLDQRMVDERDQRFGIDSNEKRENRADIQRPPIQPGADAWQKGKVFQIEDPTGAHVHH; this is encoded by the coding sequence ATGTCCGCGCGAATAGGCGCAGCGCTGCTGCCACTTCTGGCCATCGTGCCGCTGGCCGGCTGCATGGCCACCGATAGCCACTCCAATGTCGGCACCGAGGGTGCGCCCGCCCAGGCCGATACCCGCTTGCTGGAAGCAGGCGCGGCAACCTTGCAAACCCAGCCGCCAGTCGCCGCCCTGAACGCCTACCTCGATGGCTTTCATTTCTACAACGGCCGGCAGGAGGCGCAGATGGAAGCCCATCATTACTGCGCCATCCTCAGCGAAGAACTGATCCAGTGCGTGATCTACGACGGCAACGTCAAGGACGCCAAGCTGATGGGCGTCGAGTACATCATCAGCGAGCAGTTGTTCAAAACGCTGCCGGAAGACGAAAAGATGCTCTGGCACAGCCACGTACACGAAGTGAAATCAGGCCAGCTGGTGGCGCCCGGCATTCCGCAAACCGCCGAGCATGCGCTGATGCGCAAGCTGGTGCGCACTTACGGCAAGACCTGGCACACCTGGCATACCGACCAGAAGAAAAGCCTGCCCCTGGGCGTGCCGCAGTTGATGATGGGCTTTACCGCCGATGGCCAACTGGATCAGCGCATGGTCGATGAGCGCGACCAGCGCTTCGGCATCGACAGCAACGAGAAGCGCGAGAACCGTGCCGACATCCAGCGCCCGCCGATACAGCCCGGCGCCGATGCCTGGCAGAAGGGCAAGGTGTTCCAGATCGAAGACCCTACCGGCGCCCACGTGCATCACTGA
- a CDS encoding hybrid sensor histidine kinase/response regulator: protein MRFFLTVFLALFSLLASAAGPVVFDERVRSLPLGEHMAVFEDVRGDKTIDDVTSSALQGSFRQHDKAVLNAGYSRSAYWLRIDLQFRPRQAAGPQTWLLELAYPPLDHLELYEQGADGRFHLTQRTGDALPFSSREIRQNNYLFTLDFQPEQVRRVYLRLESQGSIQAPLSLWSPAAYLEEQPARIYVLGIIYGVLLVMAIYNLFIFIAVRDTSYLYYILYIASFGMYQVSVNGAGIEFFWPDNPWWANAATPFLIGATALFGCQFARSFLHTREHSRWVDRSLLLMMAWGALVMVLALCTTYALSLRLATVLALVFTVVVPVAGALALWRGMRVARYFLIAWAAFLLGGVVNTLMVLGYLPNMFVTMYASQIGSAIEVALLSLALADRINAMKEERARILQNASAKLEVLNHELADSNRLKDDFLATVTHELRTPMNGVIGSLELMQTLRLDPEVEQYQKTATRSARDMMQMVNDILALTELQAGRLYPRRETFSLRGLLDGLCANFEGRARDKGLDFALDLDERLPDTVEGDGQKLAQALGYLLDNAIKFTPAGQVRLRVRGDAQAALDSLPLSVEVIDAGIGLENVRETDLYRRFHQLDTSMTREYGGLGIGLSICRQLVDLLGGKLAYEPNRAGAGGSIFRLELTLALPVQKPTEQTAIRRSSGAALRAPEQCTVLIVEDNAINQLVIRGMLLKLGYRVRTVDNGSDALEQLQREPIDAVLLDCQMPVMDGFATCRALRQLPACAELPVLAITAHSQSGDRERCLAAGMSDYLAKPVKFDELRVLLHDWVLCRPA, encoded by the coding sequence ATGCGTTTTTTCCTGACTGTTTTTCTGGCGCTCTTTTCGCTGCTGGCCAGTGCGGCCGGGCCGGTGGTTTTCGACGAGCGCGTTCGCTCGCTGCCGCTTGGCGAGCACATGGCGGTGTTCGAGGACGTACGTGGTGACAAGACCATTGACGATGTCACCTCCAGCGCCCTGCAGGGCAGCTTCCGCCAGCACGACAAGGCGGTGCTCAACGCCGGCTATTCGCGCTCGGCGTACTGGCTGCGCATCGATCTGCAGTTCCGCCCGCGTCAGGCGGCGGGCCCGCAGACCTGGCTGCTGGAGCTGGCCTATCCGCCGCTCGATCACTTGGAGCTTTACGAGCAGGGCGCTGATGGCCGCTTTCATCTGACCCAGCGCACGGGCGATGCCTTGCCGTTCTCCAGTCGTGAGATCCGCCAGAACAACTACCTGTTCACCCTTGATTTTCAGCCCGAGCAGGTGCGCCGTGTGTACCTGCGTCTGGAGAGCCAGGGCTCGATCCAGGCGCCGCTGAGCCTGTGGTCGCCGGCCGCCTACCTGGAAGAACAGCCGGCGCGTATCTATGTGCTGGGCATCATCTACGGCGTGTTGCTGGTGATGGCGATCTACAACCTGTTTATCTTCATCGCCGTGCGCGACACCAGCTATCTCTATTACATCCTCTACATCGCCTCGTTCGGCATGTATCAGGTGTCGGTCAACGGCGCCGGCATCGAGTTCTTCTGGCCGGACAATCCCTGGTGGGCCAACGCCGCCACGCCATTTCTGATCGGTGCCACAGCGTTGTTCGGCTGCCAGTTCGCGCGCAGCTTCCTGCACACCCGCGAGCACAGCCGCTGGGTGGATCGCAGCCTGCTGCTGATGATGGCCTGGGGCGCTCTGGTGATGGTACTGGCCCTGTGCACCACCTATGCCCTGTCGCTGCGCCTGGCCACCGTGCTGGCACTGGTGTTCACCGTGGTGGTGCCGGTGGCCGGTGCCCTGGCCCTATGGCGCGGCATGCGCGTGGCCCGTTATTTCCTGATCGCCTGGGCGGCGTTCCTGCTCGGCGGAGTGGTCAACACCCTGATGGTGCTCGGCTACCTGCCCAACATGTTCGTGACCATGTACGCCAGCCAGATCGGCAGCGCGATCGAGGTAGCGTTGCTGTCCCTGGCGCTGGCCGACCGCATCAACGCCATGAAGGAAGAGCGCGCGCGCATCCTGCAGAACGCCAGTGCCAAGCTGGAAGTGCTCAACCACGAACTGGCCGACAGCAACCGCCTCAAGGACGATTTCCTGGCCACCGTGACCCACGAGCTGCGCACGCCGATGAATGGCGTGATCGGCTCTCTGGAACTGATGCAGACCCTGCGCCTGGACCCCGAGGTGGAGCAGTACCAGAAGACCGCCACGCGCTCGGCGCGGGACATGATGCAGATGGTCAACGACATCCTCGCCCTCACCGAATTGCAGGCCGGTCGGCTCTATCCGCGGCGCGAGACCTTCAGCCTGCGCGGACTGCTCGATGGCCTGTGCGCCAACTTCGAGGGCCGCGCCCGCGACAAGGGGCTGGACTTCGCCCTGGATCTCGACGAGCGCCTGCCCGATACCGTCGAGGGCGACGGGCAGAAGCTGGCCCAGGCCCTGGGCTATCTGCTCGACAACGCCATCAAGTTCACCCCGGCCGGCCAGGTGCGCCTGCGCGTGCGTGGCGATGCCCAGGCCGCGCTGGACAGCCTGCCGCTGAGCGTCGAGGTGATCGACGCCGGCATTGGTCTGGAGAACGTGCGGGAAACCGATCTGTACCGCCGCTTCCATCAGCTCGACACCTCGATGACTCGCGAATACGGCGGCCTGGGCATCGGCCTGAGCATCTGTCGGCAACTGGTCGACCTGCTCGGCGGCAAGCTGGCCTACGAGCCCAACCGTGCCGGCGCCGGCGGCAGCATCTTCCGCCTCGAACTGACTCTGGCGCTGCCGGTGCAAAAGCCCACCGAGCAGACCGCGATACGGCGCAGCAGCGGCGCGGCGTTGCGAGCACCCGAGCAGTGCACCGTACTGATTGTCGAGGACAACGCCATCAATCAGCTGGTGATCCGCGGCATGCTGCTCAAGCTCGGCTACCGGGTGCGTACCGTCGACAACGGCAGCGATGCGCTGGAACAGCTGCAGCGCGAGCCCATCGACGCCGTTTTGCTCGATTGCCAGATGCCGGTAATGGACGGTTTCGCCACCTGCCGTGCCCTGCGTCAGCTGCCAGCCTGCGCCGAGTTGCCGGTGCTGGCGATCACCGCCCACAGCCAGTCGGGCGACCGCGAGCGCTGCCTGGCGGCAGGCATGAGCGACTATCTGGCCAAGCCCGTGAAGTTCGACGAGTTGCGCGTGCTGCTGCACGACTGGGTGCTGTGCCGCCCGGCCTGA
- a CDS encoding ABC transporter substrate-binding protein: MNNLLRCVPLLLCLLAGLAQAAEPRVVALSWEAAEHLLKLDITPVAVADAEQYRAQVARPPLPAQVPSAGSRRAPDFDKLTALKPELIVIGERQEAMRAQLARIAPVTTYGSLSQEHDSYLVARDDYLALAQRFGREDHALRELAAMQVQIDGLHQRLVEHFRGHLPKVLVIRFVAPGMVRVDGGDSMIDSALQQLHLQPAYPPPHDAAVPIEALAGIEDGVVVYVEPFAGQEQLFASPEWRAMPFVRADRLAAMPDTWAHGGVFSIQYLAEAIAQALLSLPAP; this comes from the coding sequence ATGAACAATCTGTTGCGTTGTGTCCCGCTGCTGCTGTGCCTGCTGGCTGGTCTGGCCCAGGCCGCCGAGCCACGGGTGGTGGCGCTGAGCTGGGAGGCCGCCGAACACCTGCTCAAGCTCGACATCACCCCGGTTGCCGTAGCCGATGCCGAGCAATACCGCGCCCAGGTGGCGCGCCCGCCGTTGCCGGCCCAGGTGCCCAGCGCCGGATCGCGACGCGCGCCGGATTTCGACAAACTGACCGCCCTCAAGCCGGAGCTGATCGTCATCGGCGAGCGCCAGGAAGCCATGCGTGCGCAGCTGGCCCGTATCGCCCCGGTCACCACCTACGGCAGCCTGTCCCAGGAACACGACAGTTACCTGGTCGCCCGCGACGATTACCTGGCCCTGGCCCAGCGTTTCGGCCGCGAAGATCACGCGTTGCGCGAACTGGCCGCCATGCAGGTGCAGATCGACGGGCTGCATCAGCGCCTGGTCGAACACTTTCGCGGGCACCTGCCCAAGGTGCTGGTAATTCGCTTCGTGGCGCCGGGCATGGTGCGTGTCGACGGCGGCGACTCGATGATCGACTCCGCCCTGCAGCAGCTGCACCTACAGCCCGCCTACCCGCCGCCCCATGACGCGGCGGTGCCTATTGAAGCCCTGGCAGGCATCGAGGACGGCGTGGTGGTGTACGTCGAGCCGTTCGCCGGGCAGGAACAGCTGTTCGCCAGCCCCGAATGGCGCGCCATGCCCTTCGTGCGCGCCGACCGTCTGGCGGCGATGCCCGACACCTGGGCCCATGGTGGGGTGTTTTCCATTCAGTACCTGGCCGAGGCCATCGCCCAGGCGCTGCTCAGCCTGCCGGCGCCCTGA
- a CDS encoding bifunctional hydroxymethylpyrimidine kinase/phosphomethylpyrimidine kinase, whose translation MIDFGLPDYPRSTARLAPSRPVVLCLSGHDPSGGAGLQADIEALLAQCCHAAPAVTALTVQDTVDVSDFRVLDRDWVLAQAHAVIADMPVAAVKLGMLGSVEMVDTVLMIMDKLPGVPLVCDPVLRAGGGGALGKEDVGFAMRERLFAVSTIATPNLPEARILAELPEGSADQCAEKLLPYIEHLLITGGHGDESEVHNRLYLRDGSRHDFTCARLPGSYHGSGCTLASTLAGRLALGQDLIGAVKTALDYTWRTLRDAEQPGRGQFVPRRLPLDFS comes from the coding sequence ATGATCGATTTCGGCCTTCCCGATTACCCGCGCAGCACCGCCCGCCTCGCCCCGTCGCGCCCCGTGGTGCTGTGCCTGTCCGGTCACGACCCGAGCGGCGGCGCCGGCCTGCAGGCCGACATCGAAGCGCTGCTCGCCCAGTGCTGCCATGCAGCGCCGGCGGTCACTGCGCTGACCGTGCAGGACACCGTCGACGTCAGCGACTTCCGGGTGCTCGACCGTGACTGGGTGCTGGCCCAGGCCCATGCGGTGATCGCCGACATGCCGGTGGCCGCGGTCAAGCTGGGCATGCTCGGCTCGGTGGAGATGGTCGACACCGTGCTGATGATCATGGACAAGCTGCCCGGTGTGCCGCTAGTCTGCGACCCGGTACTGCGCGCCGGCGGCGGCGGCGCCTTGGGCAAGGAGGACGTCGGCTTCGCCATGCGCGAGCGGCTGTTCGCCGTTTCCACCATCGCCACACCGAACCTGCCCGAAGCGCGCATCCTCGCCGAACTGCCCGAAGGCAGCGCTGACCAGTGCGCCGAGAAGCTGCTGCCCTATATCGAGCACTTGCTGATCACCGGCGGCCACGGCGACGAAAGCGAAGTACACAACCGCCTGTACCTGCGCGACGGCAGCCGCCACGATTTCACCTGCGCGCGCCTGCCAGGCAGCTACCACGGCTCGGGCTGCACCCTGGCCAGCACCCTGGCCGGCCGCCTGGCGCTCGGCCAGGACCTGATCGGCGCGGTGAAAACCGCCCTGGATTACACCTGGCGCACCCTGCGCGACGCCGAACAACCCGGCCGCGGCCAGTTCGTGCCGCGCCGCCTGCCGCTGGATTTCAGCTGA
- the thiE gene encoding thiamine phosphate synthase codes for MAAPGKLRGLYAITDSELLAGGKLLPYVEAALAGGARLLQYRDKSTDEARRLREAEALRTLCENHGAELIINDDAELAARLGVGLHLGQEDGSLAAARALLGRQAIIGGTCHAQLALAEQAAGEGASYVAFGRFFNSLTKPGAPAATLDLLETAKARVALPIVAIGGVDLHNAAPLIERGASMIAVIHALFAADSAAEVERRARAFSALFESN; via the coding sequence ATGGCAGCGCCTGGCAAGCTGCGCGGCCTGTACGCCATTACCGACAGCGAACTGCTGGCCGGCGGCAAGCTGCTGCCTTACGTGGAAGCGGCCCTGGCCGGCGGCGCGCGCCTGTTGCAGTACCGCGACAAATCCACCGACGAAGCGCGCCGCCTGCGCGAAGCCGAGGCCCTGCGCACGCTGTGCGAAAACCACGGCGCCGAACTGATCATCAATGACGACGCCGAACTGGCGGCGCGCCTTGGCGTCGGCCTGCACCTCGGCCAGGAGGACGGTTCGCTGGCCGCAGCCCGCGCCCTGCTCGGCCGCCAGGCGATCATTGGCGGCACCTGCCACGCCCAACTCGCCCTGGCCGAACAGGCGGCCGGCGAAGGCGCCAGTTACGTGGCCTTCGGCCGCTTCTTCAACTCACTGACCAAACCCGGCGCCCCGGCCGCCACCCTGGATCTGCTCGAGACTGCCAAAGCCCGCGTGGCGCTACCGATCGTCGCCATCGGCGGCGTCGACCTGCACAACGCTGCCCCCTTGATCGAACGCGGCGCCAGCATGATCGCTGTGATCCACGCCCTGTTCGCCGCCGATTCCGCTGCCGAAGTGGAGCGCCGCGCGCGCGCCTTCAGTGCGCTGTTCGAATCGAACTGA
- the hemL gene encoding glutamate-1-semialdehyde 2,1-aminomutase — translation MSRSETLFANAQKHIPGGVNSPVRAFRSVGGTPLFFKHAEGAYVTDEDDKRYVDYVGSWGPMILGHSHPEVLDAVRKQLDHGLSYGAPTAMETEMADLVCSIVPSMEMVRMVSSGTEATMSAIRLARGYTGRDAIIKFEGCYHGHSDSLLVKAGSGLLTQGVPSSAGVPADFAKHTLTLPFNDIDAVAKTLADVGQSVACIIVEPVAGNMNCVPPAPGFLEGLREQCDKHGVVLIFDEVMTGFRVALGGAQAHYGVTPDLSTFGKIVGGGMPVGCFGGKRAIMERIAPLGPVYQAGTLSGNPLAMAAGLTTLKLISRPGFHAELADYTSRLLQGLQDRADAAGIPFVTTQAGGMFGLYFSGADDIVTFDDVMASDAERFKRFFHLMLDGGVYLAPSAFEAGFTSIAHGETELKLTLDAAERAFAALKQA, via the coding sequence ATGTCCCGCTCCGAAACGCTGTTCGCCAACGCCCAGAAACACATTCCCGGTGGTGTCAATTCCCCGGTCCGCGCGTTCAGGAGCGTGGGCGGCACGCCACTGTTCTTCAAGCACGCTGAAGGCGCCTACGTCACCGATGAAGACGACAAGCGCTACGTCGACTACGTCGGTTCCTGGGGCCCGATGATTCTCGGCCACAGCCACCCTGAAGTACTCGACGCGGTGCGCAAGCAGCTCGACCACGGCCTGTCCTACGGCGCGCCGACCGCCATGGAAACCGAGATGGCCGATCTGGTCTGCTCCATCGTGCCGTCCATGGAGATGGTGCGCATGGTGAGTTCGGGCACCGAGGCGACCATGAGCGCCATCCGCCTGGCCCGTGGCTACACCGGCCGCGACGCGATCATCAAGTTCGAAGGCTGCTACCACGGCCACTCCGACAGCCTGCTGGTCAAGGCCGGCTCCGGCCTGCTGACCCAGGGCGTCCCCAGCTCGGCGGGCGTGCCGGCGGATTTCGCCAAACACACCCTGACCCTGCCCTTCAACGACATCGACGCCGTCGCCAAGACCCTCGCCGACGTCGGCCAGAGCGTGGCCTGCATCATCGTCGAGCCGGTGGCCGGCAACATGAACTGCGTGCCGCCGGCGCCGGGCTTCCTCGAAGGCCTGCGTGAACAATGCGACAAACACGGCGTGGTGCTGATCTTCGACGAAGTGATGACCGGCTTCCGCGTCGCCCTCGGCGGCGCCCAGGCCCACTACGGCGTCACCCCGGACCTGTCGACCTTCGGCAAGATCGTCGGCGGCGGCATGCCGGTGGGCTGCTTCGGCGGCAAGCGCGCCATCATGGAGCGCATCGCCCCGCTCGGCCCGGTCTACCAGGCCGGCACCCTGTCGGGTAATCCGCTGGCCATGGCCGCCGGCCTGACCACCCTGAAGCTGATCAGCCGTCCGGGCTTCCACGCCGAGCTCGCCGACTACACCAGCCGCCTGCTGCAGGGCCTGCAGGACCGCGCCGATGCCGCCGGCATCCCGTTCGTCACCACCCAGGCGGGCGGCATGTTCGGCCTGTACTTCAGCGGCGCCGACGACATCGTCACCTTCGACGACGTGATGGCCAGCGACGCCGAACGCTTCAAGCGCTTCTTCCACCTGATGCTCGACGGCGGCGTGTACCTGGCGCCGAGCGCCTTCGAGGCCGGCTTCACCTCCATCGCCCATGGCGAGACCGAGCTGAAACTGACCCTCGACGCCGCCGAGCGCGCCTTCGCCGCCCTCAAGCAGGCGTGA
- a CDS encoding tetratricopeptide repeat protein — protein MKRTGRTLSLGCLLLLLPTLAVADGNSLLIPATGSCSLNVAAEDLPAALQACQQSAEGGDAQAQYELGEFYYEGRSGERDLPQALNWFEHASLQGHAQAQYRLGMMFFHGEGVAANNVQAYIVLKMAAVNGSDEAMDGADEVAMQMPRAEQEVATQVLGQIFRNYLQELQAADSLSPFAPLK, from the coding sequence ATGAAGCGCACCGGCCGCACCCTGTCCCTGGGCTGCCTGTTGCTCCTGCTGCCAACGCTCGCCGTGGCGGATGGAAACTCATTGCTGATCCCGGCGACCGGGAGCTGCTCGCTCAACGTCGCCGCCGAAGACCTGCCCGCTGCGCTGCAAGCCTGCCAACAGAGCGCCGAAGGCGGCGATGCCCAGGCCCAGTACGAACTCGGCGAGTTCTACTACGAAGGCCGCTCCGGCGAGCGCGACCTGCCCCAGGCGCTGAACTGGTTCGAACACGCCTCCCTGCAGGGCCATGCCCAGGCGCAATACCGCCTGGGCATGATGTTCTTCCATGGCGAAGGGGTGGCGGCCAACAACGTGCAGGCCTACATCGTACTGAAGATGGCCGCGGTCAACGGCTCGGATGAAGCGATGGATGGCGCCGACGAAGTGGCCATGCAGATGCCCCGCGCCGAACAGGAAGTCGCCACCCAGGTGCTGGGGCAGATCTTCCGCAACTACCTGCAGGAACTGCAGGCCGCCGACAGCCTCTCGCCGTTCGCGCCGCTCAAGTAA